A stretch of the Aphis gossypii isolate Hap1 chromosome 2, ASM2018417v2, whole genome shotgun sequence genome encodes the following:
- the LOC114122843 gene encoding protein split ends-like isoform X1 yields the protein MVRETRHLWVGNLPDNIREEKIREHFKRYGRVQSVKILARSKEDAVLAPGGLCATVSFMDIKSASKAHNVEQKLDDRPLSTEYHEPASISSASPTMPHLYPAPTRPYIHGSPLEELSSFERSSHFYDREREASYRGRPTAAGYHVVSPIQGSTDPLRTRPRERTVFRAYPHESVVTSSRGHHHRVGSWAFEANNPRFNHHLSSCSSPDLTYPEDRRVDTPIIIVRNKQHLKPPSESRGCSEDRSGSPSSSSSAASHSEASSSCSSSSSPSPTQQLPRSPSPGPALSDKSSSSHSLHGSSKSSTVPSHTICAQSPNLESQTSLSLEQQRHNAICIKNLPLRSSDTSLKDGLYHEYKRHGKVTCVKVVGQGCERYALVFFKKTEDVDKALQVSHDKSFFGSKIEVSSYQGHKDVDDNESRPIETDVDEFHSKATRTLFIGNLNSNTIAADLRKNFETFGEIIEIDIKKGNNINGSTTGTYAFVQYIDISSVVKAMRTMDGEFLAGSRINLGFGKSLATTCVWIDGVAEAVSEKYLASHFNQFGSVTHCVIDRTREHALVFFQQIAHAQLAVTQMRGSIMKGRRLQVDFASRECQQGFYEHLDKTSSESSPRFTTSQQHDSTAQLSPSSTNGVAIRGFETPSSSCSSAAGDKSYPRNPDEPRVSSISVPNPQVMHNLQKERDHILEQLQLEDSISSGDEILNNESSKAQQVISRSATPLCIEHPPKSTTPPTQVPRSHVPISLPLPRFAVHVSNPLLSPPLSSPRRPQSSNSDDSQASDPGAPGLEERLRSLDEKYEQWSGSRTSVLKLDTSVRLRSRYKLLDTVDKLEPSDIVKSVLAKPSVFDEDTKRLENFSDKYIPKEFVPSRTSPNLQNFRHQQLGSFSPLTPSSSGSSKSPPASSPAAVKTQYSFPSHPQPIIITQSCRTSPTDPRLPPTDPRLIDPRLSAADPRLSADSRGSFLTKQNICTINDNRYVPDILNTKDPRHPIHKDAEIKDGPEAFYRSKIRDEYTKNWLHTFDRKDNEPTYRLVDSFDRRRFSSDYRKEEEEKMKIEQINKQKLLDGFVVKRKCSNDTIVHPSPYFVSVQEKQKNIDDLKKLTEHKKVEEITKREERIEIKKVTEEIKPPEPPPTMNNIDEDKIDFITNENTIANILLSSIENLNRKTETEETRNKVERTNSNESVSKLSDTEKKKEVINESIKKKEHERKKSIDFDHTKIKEKKDHEPKKILGSKSKECESSKSKELEFNMFEINRINKKKEELLINGKTKDIEKKKDVKFDKKPETKKEDKKKDFLKETDKKDDVDKLKDKKKDKRDKDPPKHKERKKSLDENNKHKHENSSKRSKEHYNKSKEEEKSHQNVTSDFDGKFNDDKDLKKDKRVDRNSISSNSSTGRSSKRRMSDSSENLDDSKRSKIDTKNFKDKNHKKTNDKHISFISKILDGKNKEQKKEHHEKKLDKKKEERKVIKTPNETESEDDDEDEEARERRKNHSIFEVVLDEPYVSMYDKVKARSTKNMQKQEEEKRQEKLKEKFSQLKQSRAKREEKKRSTSYDGDSDSDRGLRRSSKLLITSSDDDDDYFRRKNQRPVSDSSENDRPKLQRTVSDSYESNKVKTQRGSDTYDNDRLKALRVVSDSSENEKFKQLSKFKSRIQSECSDSDDHFVRKSSFAFDRIQNDVDIQGFNGHQKKKKQKKQKSEYSRKSIDINGLDSNHRSIKEKKKKHSISHKSNINERMQDIFGSLSDEDNEKTIVNKWSVSDVFGTDSDTEHERKENKPKMEIKKFNEFGKDVLKSLSHNVDEIARKKKKRKKDKERNKEDRREDRKEERRDDRKEERRDDRRDDRRECHLDRKEERRDDRKEKEELRKDEPRREDRKDELRKEERKDEPRKEDRKDEPKKEEQRREDRKEERKDELRREDRKDERKEEQRREDRKDERREEQRREDRKDEKKEDRKIEIKDDRKEEIKNDKKEIKGDRVINITHEERKVPKEVKSEKLVNIIHEERKVPKEVKSDRLVNTPHEERKVPKEIKSDRLTTTPPEERKISRETKHYEEIKVMDNLQSIIESKKKPKEFIANNVNTITPNRDVFSSFFDFDDSKGPEDETITIFKGDDDTVKTEVMFRKVDEKKELLFRPINTFEPIKREMIGFGSHMDDETAVKSISETPEPLVEEADPVDMASSEEKSTPVISQEETEGAVAALLEATFGQDFCDSSYSDRSAKPDTPISDSELRIDTDDEDSTDSIIDECKNDVPDSSQNKTIPSKIDDEIVKPDKNEIVFCTDQIIEDEKLEDEPNSIEIPKVSDVQQESPITEPLDTKPQSPLSHNFRLPQMVIQQASIRSLNINYAKPITEVKPSTMPSPEISETIVESISKPEIKAEDHVSVVKFSTSQVPTVICQEQSVISCAPILLPKQEFSQTSVLQHTKDTQIVQSCIVSPSTILPEIKKPNLDSIKEEIVEPEVVIDESKLSEELPSNQAATITFAKKSIIHDETLEHLEPKENSSSVLNHEEPLHPVVAPIEIDDKSMPKHPKAKGLERIVEQINEKMRAKANETALNLTKEPIMMPLKKALIAKDKDENRSDCKVDVVEVKSKIVEMESPEDLVVAPLTPKIEDKNEVFASPGESSCEPKELDTARIKKDDEFTKDISKAIDRDSSVRGRRRGGRGRGTRGAPTIVTPRRTRQNVVTPNMPPQNTLTDIYEFTDEDEKVSQKYSKSPEPPVTSIIPNISSSPPTGALVVSTSPLTRKSRRLQEKDGSKSTLEETIDEVARGPCTRRTTRSKPQAIPLLSLETSPRKTKQINGKKLKAESPQPVSKTETTESPLSNDQDDDKNQLSISLLSTSSSSSTTSETTTLIDPVTGLLIPMQESEEGQYVPIDDGDNNRNKRSLSNEPPEKKARLEKSPVTSMAISKNSTTIPALAVTPNNILPATTTTYAVTPGMSNVAKTPCVMTTANSAPVGLVKPNITASVIAPTNIVKSTAVMSPSPPPLKTQPNVLNKASNPVISQQPTCKPSIPISTMPPPIKSHLTAISRTPPLPKLLSPKGHIVQAYTSQSMEAVNQNSILHPSPTTQSSQPLLINTPSVMSPPLRGVLNSPSRSVLSPPSRGLLSPPSRAIVPPSQPTSSVHSSSTVPDIICPKGFDPSKMENSRCIVMRSPSPLVLSGQPMSFEAGIDSTPINMVPAHHFLHPQLIYPHYIRDSMGAFIPPRNIKVVPEIEENMPPLELRKRLPDECITDRLQHNVGGTQQYINVQQVTHPIGSLPYGQVVPINYGYRPINTILKNYPIYWQGTLALKNDKALVEMHYLFGNAAVAEHSLQRNIDGELKLSQRMRLEQTQLDGVSRKMQIEDECCVLIAVPIGMSEEEWNQQSCTLHNGFITYLQQKQAAGIINITAPGSTQNAYIVHMFPPCDYINSVLATVHPAMVKQIASMAHLIIVIATV from the exons GTCTCCTCTAGAGGAACTCAGCAGCTTTGAACGTTCTAGTCATTTTTACGATCGTGAACGAGAGGCTAGCTACCGCGGACGACCGACTGCTGCCGGCTACCACGTTGTATCGCCGATTCAAGGGTCGACCGACCCGCTCCGAACGCGACCTCGTGAGAGGACCGTCTTCAGGGCGTACCCGCATGAAAG CGTTGTCACTTCTAGCAGAGGTCACCACCATCGTGTAGGTAGCTGGGCTTTTGAAGCCAATAACCCAAGGTTCAATCACCACCTAAGTAGTTGTAGTTCACCGGACTTAACATACCCGGAAGATAGACGGGTAGATACACCTATAATAATCGTCCGGAATAAACAACACCTAAAACCCCCTAG TGAGTCTAGGGGTTGTAGTGAGGATCGTTCTGGTTCGCCTTCGAGCTCTAGTTCGGCTGCAAGTCATTCAGAGGCAAGTAGTTCGTGTAGTTCATCTTCATCACCTAGCCCTACTCAACAGCTGCCACGCAGCCCTAGTCCAGGTCCCGCATTATCCGACAAGTCTTCTTCAAGTCATAg ccTTCATGGTAGCTCGAAGAGCAGTACGGTTCCGTCCCACACCATTTGCGCACAGTCACCTAACTTAGAAAGTCAAACATCTCTTTCACTCGAACAACAGAGGCATAATGCAAtctgtataaaaaatctaCCTTTGAGGTCTAGTG ataccaGTCTTAAAGATGGTCTGTATCATGAATACAAACGACACGGCAAAGTGACTTGTGTCAAAGTAGTGGGCCAAGGGTGCGAAAGGTACGCCTTGGTATTCTTTAAAAAGACTGAAGATGTTGATAAAGCTTTACAAGTATCTCACGACAAGTCGTTTTTTGGTTCTAAAATTGAAGTTTCTTCATACCAGGGACACAAAGATGTGGATGACAATGAAAGCAG gcCGATTGAAACAGACGTGGATGAATTTCATTCAAAAGCAACCAGAACTCTCTTCATCGGTAACTTAAACAGCAACACAATAGCGGctgatttaagaaaaaattttgaaacatttggtgaaattatt gaaattgatattaaaaaaggaAATAATATCAATGGCAGTACAACAGGCACATATGCATTTGTCCAGTACATTGATATATCCAGTGTTGTTAAAGCTATGCGTACAATGGATGGTGAATTTTTGGCTGGAAGTCGTATAAATTTAGGTTTTGGAAAATCATTGGCGACTACATGCGTTTGGATTGATGGTGTTGCTGAAGCAGTCAGTGAAAAATATCTGGCATCTCATTTTAATCAGTTTGGCAGTGTTACTCACTGTGTAATTGACCGAACAAGAGAACATGCTTTGGTGTTTTTTCAAcag attgcaCATGCACAGTTAGCTGTTACTCAAATGCGTGGTTCCATTATGAAAGGTCGAAGACTTCAAGTTGATTTTGCATCTAGAGAGTGTCAACAAGGATTCTATGAACACTTAGATAAGACATCTAGTGAATCTAGTCCTAGGTTCACCACCAGTCAACAACACGATAGTACTGCACAATTATCACCTAGCAGTACAAATGGTGTTGCTATTCGAGGTTTTGAAACTCCATCATCTTCTTGTAGTAGTGCTGCTGGTGACAAAAGTTACCCAAGGAATCCTGATGAACCACGCGTTAGTTCAATTTCTGTTCCTAACCCTCAAGTCATGCATAATTTGCAAAAGGAACGTGACCATATTCTGGAACAGCTTCAGCTTGAGGACTCCATTAGTTCTGGTGATGAAATTCTGAATAATGAATCATCTAAAGCACAGCAAGTTATTAGCCGTTCGGCCACACCTTTATGTATTGAACATCCCCCAAAGAGTACCACTCCTCCGACTCAAGTTCCTAGATCTCATGTACCGATCTCGTTGCCGTTGCCCAGATTTGCTGTGCACGTCTCTAATCCCCTGCTCAGCCCACCTCTAAGCTCCCCTAGGAGACCTCAGTCGTCTAACTCTGATGATTCTCAAGCTTCTGATCCTGGTGCGCCAGGTCTTGAAGAAAGATTAAGAAGCCtagatgaaaaatatgaacagTGGAGTGGCTCTAGAACTAGTGTATTAAAACTTGATACATCGGTTCGTCTTCGTTCAAGATATAAGTTGTTAGATACTGTTGATAAACTAGAACCTTCAGATATTGTCAAGTCAGTTCTTGCAAAACCAAGTGTTTTTGACGAAGATACCAAACGACTTGAAAATTTTtctgataaatatatacctaaagaGTTTGTACCATCTCGAACAAGCCCTAATTTACAAAACTTCAGACACCAACAATTGGGTTCATTTTCACCGTTAACACCATCGAGTAGTGGGTCATCTAAATCTCCCCCAGCTTCTTCTCCAGCAGCTGTTAAAACTCAATATTCTTTTCCAAGTCATCCTCAGCCTATAATAATCACACAAAGTTGCAGAACTTCACCTACAGACCCTCGATTGCCACCTACTGATCCCAGGTTAATTGACCCAAGATTATCTGCTGCTGATCCTAGATTATCAGCTGATTCAAGAGGATCATTTTtgactaaacaaaatatatgtactataaatgataataggtatgttcctgatatactaaatactaaggATCCTCGACATCCTATACATAAAGATGCAGAAATTAAAGACGGACCTGAAGCATTTTATAGAAGTAAAATTCGGGATGAGTATACCAAAAATTGGTTACATACATTTGACCGGAAAGATAATGAGCCAACCTATAGATTAGTTGACTCATTTGATCGTCGAAGGTTTAGTAGTGACTATagaaaagaagaagaagaaaagatgaaaattgaacaaattaataaacaaaaactctTAGATGGTTTTGttgtaaaaagaaaatgttctAATGATACCATAGTTCATCCTAGTCCATACTTTGTCAGTGTTcaagaaaaacaaaagaatATTGATGATCTTAAAAAACTTACTGAACATAAAAAAGTTGAAGAAATCACAAAACGAGAAGAACGTATtgagataaaaaaagtaactgaAGAAATTAAACCTCCAGAACCTCCTCcaacaatgaataatattgatgaagATAAGATAGATTTCATTACCAATGAAAATACTATtgctaatattttactatcttctattgaaaatttgaataggAAGACTGAAACAGAAGAAACTAGAAATAAAGTCGAAAGAACAAATTCAAATGAATCTGTTAGCAAACTTTCAGATACTGAGAAAAAGAAAGAAGTTATTaatgaatcaataaaaaagaaagaacACGAAAGGAAGAAATCTATTGATTTTGACCACactaaaatcaaagaaaagaAAGACCATGAACCCAAAAAGATTTTAGGTTCTAAATCTAAAGAATGTGAAAGCAGCAAAAGTAAAGAACTAGAGTTTAACATGTTTGAAATAAACCGAATCAATAAGAAAAAAGAGGAACTTTTGATAAATGGTAAAACAAAAGatattgaaaagaaaaaagatgTCAAGTTTGACAAAAAACCAGAAACTAAAAAAGAAGATAAGAAAAAAGATTTTCTTAAAGAAACTGATAAAAAGGATgatgttgataaattaaaagacaAAAAGAAAGACAAACGTGATAAAGATCCGCCTAAGCACAAAGAACGAAAAAAGAGCttagatgaaaataataagcatAAACATGAAAACAGTAGTAAAAGATCAaaagaacattataataaaagtaaagaagaagaaaaatcaCATCAAAATGTCACTTCTGATTTTGATGGGAAGTTTAATGACGATAAAGATCTTAAAAAAGACAAACGAGTGGATAGAAACAGCATTAGTAGTAATAGTTCTACAGGACGTTCGTCAAAAAGGAGAATGAGCGATAGCTCTGAAAATCTTGATGATTCTAAAAGATCCAAAATagatactaaaaattttaaagataaaaatcataagaaaactaatgataaacatatttcattcatatcaaaaattttagaTGGTAAAAACAAAGAACAGAAAAAAGAACATCACGAAAAAAAGTTGGATAAGAAAAAAGAAGAAAGAAAAGTTATCAAAACTCCAAATGAAACAGAATCTGAAGATGATGATGAGGACGAAGAAGCTAgagaaagaagaaaaaatcatTCTATTTTTGAAGTTGTATTGGATGAACCATATGTTTCAATGTATGATAAAGTAAAAGCCAGATCTaccaaaaatatgcaaaaacaagAAGAAGAGAAACGTCAAGAAAAACTCAAAGAAAAGTTTAGtcaattaaaacaaagtaGAGCTAAAAGAGAAGAAAAGAAGAGATCTACATCGTACGATGGTGATTCAGATTCTGACCGAGGTTTACGACGTTCATCTAAATTGCTCATTACCAGCtcagatgatgatgatgactaTTTTCGGCGAAAAAATCAAAGACCAGTTTCTGACTCATCAGAAAATGATAGACCAAAACTTCAACGAACTGTATCAGATTCTTATGAaagtaataaagttaaaactcAAAGAGGATCTGATACTTATGATAATGACAGGCTTAAAGCTCTAAGAGTTGTATCAGATTCttcagaaaatgaaaaattcaagcaattatctaaatttaagtCTAGAATACAATCTGAATGTAGTGATAGTGATGATCATTTTGTTCGAAAAAGTTCATTTGCTTTTGATCGAATACAAAATGATGTTGACATTCAAGGATTTAATGGACaccaaaagaaaaagaaacaaaagaaacaaaaaagtGAATATTCAAGAAAATCAATTGATATCAATGGATTGGATAGTAATCATAGGTCAATCAaggagaaaaagaaaaaacattcaattagtcataaatctaatattaatgaaagaaTGCAAGATATTTTTGGATCCTTATCAGATGAGGATAATGAAAAGACAATTGTAAACAAATGGAGTGTGTCTGATGTTTTTGGAACTGATTCTGATACTGAGCATGAacgtaaagaaaataaaccaaaaatggaaattaaaaaattcaacgaaTTTGGTAAGGATGTATTAAAATCACTGTCTCATAATGTAGATGAAATAGCTCGAAAGAAAAAGAAACGAAAGAAAGATAAGGAAAGAAATAAAGAAGATCGAAGGGAAGATCGTAAAGAAGAAAGAAGAGATGACCGTAAAGAAGAACGTAGGGATGATCGTAGAGATGACCGAAGAGAATGTCATCTAGATCGTAAGGAAGAACGTAGAGATGatagaaaagaaaaagaagaacTAAGAAAAGATGAACCTCGAAGAGAAGATCGAAAAGATGAACTAAGAAAAGAAGAGCGAAAAGATGAACCAAGGAAAGAAGATCGAAAAGATGAACCTAAAAAAGAAGAACAGCGAAGAGAAGATCGAAAAGAAGAGCGCAAAGATGAACTACGAAGAGAAGATCGAAAAGATGAGCGCAAGGAAGAACAACGACGAGAAGATCGAAAAGATGAGCGTAGGGAAGAACAGCGAAGAGAAGATCGTAAAGACGAAAAGAAAGAAGAtcgaaaaattgaaattaaagatGATCGAAAAGAAGAAATAAAGAatgataaaaaagaaattaaaggTGAcagagtaataaatataactcatGAAGAAAGAAAAGTGCCTAAAGAAGTGAAAAgtgaaaaattagtaaatataatccaTGAAGAAAGAAAAGTTCCAAAGGAAGTGAAAAGTGATAGATTAGTAAATACACCGCACGAAGAAAGAAAAGTgccaaaagaaataaaaagtgATAGACTAACAACTACGCCGCCtgaagaaagaaaaatatctaGAGAGACAAAACATTATGaagaaataaaagtaatgGATAATCTTCAAAGTATAATAGAATCAAAGAAAAAACCAAAAGAATTCATTGCTAATAATGTCAATACAATCACTCCAAATAGAGATgtattttcttcattttttgattttgatgacTCTAAAGGTCCTGAAGATGAaacaattactatatttaaaggAGATGATGATACTGTTAAGACTGAAGTAATGTTCAGAAAAGTAGATGAGAAAAAAGAACTATTATTTAGACccataaatacatttgaacCTATTAAAAGAGAAATGATTGGATTTGGATCTCACATGGATGATGAAACTGCTGTAAAAAGCATATCTGAAACACCTGAGCCATTAGTAGAAGAAGCTGATCCTGTAGATATGGCGTCTTCAGAAGAAAAATCGACCCCGGTTATTTCTCAAGAAGAAACTGAAGGAGCTGTTGCAGCATTACTTGAAGCAACATTTGGTCAAGATTTTTGTGACTCTTCATACTCTGATAGATCTGCAAAACCTGACACTCCAATATCAGATAGTGAACTACGAATTGATACAGATGATGAAGATAGTACAGATTCAATTATTGATGAGTGCAAAAATGATGTACCAGATTcttcacaaaataaaactattccaTCTAAAATCGATGATGAAATTGTAAAACCAGATAAAAacgaaattgttttttgtactGACCAAATAATAGAAGATGAAAAACTAGAAGATGAACCAAATTCTATAGAAATACCTAAAGTTTCTGATGTTCAACAAGAATCGCCAATAACTGAACCTTTGGACACTAAACCACAGTCACCTTTAAGTCATAACTTTAGATTACCTCAAATGGTCATTCAACAAGCTAGTATaagatcattaaatattaattatgctaAACCAATAACTGAAGTAAAACCATCCACAATGCCATCTCCAGAAATTTCAGAAACAATCGTTGAAAGTATTTCAAAACCTGAAATTAAGGCTGAAGATCATGTATCTGTTGTAAAATTTTCTACTTCTCAAGTACCAACAGTGATTTGTCAAGAACAGTCTGTTATATCATGTGCGCcaatattattaccaaaacAAGAATTTAGTCAAACGTCTGTTTTACAACACACCAAAGATACTCAAATTGTTCAAAGTTGTATAGTTTCACCTTCAACAATTTTacctgaaattaaaaaacctaACTTGGATTCCATAAAAGAAGAAATAGTAGAACCAGAAGTGGTCATTGATGAATCAAAACTTTCTGAAGAGTTGCCATCTAATCAAGCAGCAACAATAACGTTTGCAAAGAAGTCTATAATTCATGATGAAACATTAGAACATTTAGAACCAAAAGAAAATTCCTCTTCAGTTTTAAATCATGAAGAACCCTTACATCCTGTTGTTGCACCTATTGAAATTGATGACAAATCAATGCCTAAGCATCCTAAAGCAAAAGGTCTTGAGCGCATTGTTGAAcagataaatgaaaaaatgagaGCTAAAGCTAATGAAACtgcattaaatttaacaaaagaaCCTATAATGATGCCATTAAAAAAGGCTCTGATTGCAAAAGACAAAGATGAAAACAGGTCCGATTGCAAAGTAGATGTTGTAGaagttaaatctaaaatagttGAAATGGAGTCACCAGAAGATTTAGTTGTGGCCCCATTGACACCAAAAATTGAAGATAAAAATGAAGTTTTTGCCAGTCCAGGTGAAAGTAGCTGTGAACCTAAAGAATTGGATACAGCTAGAATTAAGAAAGATGACGAGTTTACAAAAGATATTTCAAAAGCTATTGATCgag ATTCTTCAGTTAGAGGTAGACGAAGAGGTGGTAGAGGACGTGGAACTCGCGGAGCTCCTACTATAGTTACTCCAAGAAGAACTCGGCAAAATGTTGTAACGCCAAATATGCCCCCTCAAAATACTCTAACTGATATTTATGAGTTTACGGATGAAGATGAAAAAGTTAGTCAAAAGTATAGCAAATCTCCAGAACCACCTGTAACAAGTATTATTCCAAACATTTCATCATCTCCTCCGACTGGTGCTTTGGTAGTAAGCACTTCTCCATTAACCAGAAAGTCTAGAAGACTACAG GAAAAAGATGGAAGTAAGAGTACCTTAGAGGAAACAATTGATGAAGTTGCTCGAGGTCCATGTACTCGACGTACCACACGTTCAAAGCCTCAAGCAATACCTTTACTAAGTTTAGAAACATCTCCAcgaaaaactaaacaaattaatgggaaaaaattaaaagctgAGTCTCCACAACCAGTTTCTAAAACAGAAACTACTGAATCTCCATTGTCTAATGATCAAGATGATGATAAAAATCAGCTatcaatttctttattatcGACATCTTCATCATCTTCAACTACTTCAGAAACAACCACATTAATAGATCCAGTTACAGGCTTACTTATTCCAATGCAAGAATCTGAAGAAGGACAATATGTGCCTATCGATGATGGAGATAATAATAG gaATAAAAGATCATTATCAAATGAACCACCTGAGAAAAAAGCTCGTCTTGAGAAATCGCCTGTTACATCCATGGCAATTTCCAAAAACAGTACAACTATTCCTGCTTTGGCTGTTACTCCAAATAACATTCTTCCAGCGACTACCACAACGTATGCAGTTACCCCTGGAATGTCCAATGTGGCTAAAACACCTTGTGTTATGACAACTGCCAACTCTGCACCTGTTGGACTTGTTAAACCTAATATTACAGCTTCTGTAATAGCTCctacaaatattgtaaaatccaCTGCCGTCATGTCTCCTTCGCCACCACCACTTAAGACACAACCAAACGTTCTAAATAAAGCATCTAATCCTGTAATTAGTCAGCAGCCAACATGCAAACCTTCAATTCCAATTTCTACAATGCCACCACCAATAAAATCTCATTTAACTGCCATTAGTCGTACTCCTCcattacctaaattattatcaccTAAAGGACACATTGTACAAGCATATACATCACAGTCAATGGAAGCAGTTAATCAGAATTCTATATTACATCCTTCTCCAACAACTCAGTCTTCACAACCATTGTTGATAAACACTCCAAGTGTTATGAGTCCACCATTAAGAGGAGTTTTAAACTCGCCATCAAGAAGTGTGTTAAGTCCACCATCAAGAGGATTATTGAGTCCACCTTCAAGAGCTATTGTACCTCCATCTCAGCCTACCTCGTCTGTACACAGTTCATCTACTGTACCTgat attatttgtcCAAAAGGATTTGATCCTTCTAAAATGGAAAATTCAAGGTGCATTGTTATGAGGAGTCCATCTCCACTTGTGTTGTCAGGCCAACCAATGTCATTCGAAGCTGGAATTGACTCAACTCCTATAAATATGGTTCCAGCTCATCATTTCCTACATCCACAACTTATTTATCCACATTACATCAGAGATTCAATGGGAGCATTTATACCGCCca gaaaCATAAAAGTAGTACCAgaaattgaagaaaatatgCCACCATTGGAATTGCGCAAAAGGCTTCCTGATGAATGTATTACAGACAGACTGCAACATAATGTTGGTGGAAcccaacaatatataaatgttcaaCAAGTAACTCATCCAATTGGTAGTCTTCCGTATGGACAAGTTGTACCAATTAACTATGGTTATCGACCCATTAATACCATATTAAAG aactatCCTATTTACTGGCAAGGAACACTAGCACTCAAAAATGATAAAGCACTTGTAGAAATGCATTATTTGTTTGGGAATGCGGCTGTAGCTGAACACTCACTACAGCGTAATATTGATGGTGAACTGAAGTTATCCCAACGTATGCGATTAGAACAAACGCAATTAGATGGTGTTTCACGCAAGATGCAG attgaaGATGAATGTTGTGTGTTAATTGCTGTGCCAATTGGTATGAGTGAAGAAGAATGGAATCAACAAAGTTGCACATTGCATAAtggttttataacatatttacaaCAAAAGCAAGCTGCAGGAATCATCAACATCACAGCACCTGGAAGCACtcag AATGCTTACATAGTGCACATGTTCCCACCTtgtgattatataaatagtgtcCTAGCTACAGTTCATCCTGCAATGGTGAAACAAATAGCATCTATGGCccatttaattattgtcataGCCACCgtgtaa